From a single Tursiops truncatus isolate mTurTru1 chromosome 20, mTurTru1.mat.Y, whole genome shotgun sequence genomic region:
- the LOC101329436 gene encoding LOW QUALITY PROTEIN: tumor-associated calcium signal transducer 2-like (The sequence of the model RefSeq protein was modified relative to this genomic sequence to represent the inferred CDS: substituted 1 base at 1 genomic stop codon), with protein sequence MAQDPGLALLSPSLLLPPLLLLAAVIDQAAAQDKCTCPTSKMTVCDRSGPGGRCLCRVLGSGLEVDCSTLTSKCLLLKARVSARKSVRALVRPSEHALLDNDGLYDPDCDQQGRFKARXCNQTSVWWCVNSVGMRRTDKVDLSLRCDELVRTHPILIDLRHRPAARAFNPSDLEAELRRLLRERDPLHPKFVAAVHYEHPTIQIELQQNTSQKVAGDVDIAEAADIADATYCFERDVKGESLFTGHRGLDVRVRGEPLLLERTLIYLLDEKSPQFSMKRLTSGLIAVIAVVVVALVAGVTVLVITNRRKSGKYKKVEMKELGEMRKEPSL encoded by the coding sequence ATGGCCCAGGATCCGGGCCTCGCGCTGCTTTCGCCgtcgctgctgctgccgccgctcCTACTACTGGCGGCGGTGATCGATCAAGCGGCCGCGCAGGACAAGTGCACGTGCCCCACCAGCAAGATGACCGTGTGCGACCGGAGCGGCCCAGGGGGCCGCTGCCTGTGCCGCGTGCTCGGTTCGGGCCTGGAGGTCGACTGCTCCACGCTCACATCCAAGTGCCTGCTGCTCAAGGCGCGCGTGAGCGCCCGGAAGAGCGTCCGCGCCCTGGTACGGCCGAGCGAGCACGCGCTCCTGGACAACGACGGCCTGTACGACCCGGACTGCGACCAGCAGGGCCGCTTCAAGGCGCGCTAGTGCAACCAGACGTCCGTGTGGTGGTGCGTGAACTCGGTGGGCATGCGTCGCACCGACAAGGTCGACCTGAGCCTGCGCTGCGACGAGCTGGTGCGCACCCACCCCATCCTCATCGACCTGCGCCACCGCCCGGCCGCCCGCGCCTTCAACCCCTCGGACCTGGAGGCCGAGCTGCGGCGGCTTTTACGGGAGCGCGACCCGCTGCACCCCAAGTTCGTGGCGGCCGTGCACTACGAGCACCCCACCATCCAGATCGAGCTGCAGCAGAACACGTCGCAGAAGGTCGCCGGCGACGTGGACATCGCCGAGGCCGCTGACATCGCCGACGCCACCTACTGCTTCGAGAGGGACGTCAAGGGCGAGTCGCTGTTCACCGGCCACCGCGGCCTCGACGTGCGCGTGCGCGGAGAGCCCCTGCTTTTGGAGCGGACGCTCATCTACCTCCTGGATGAGAAGTCCCCCCAGTTCTCCATGAAGCGCCTCACCAGCGGCCTCATCGCCGTCATCGCGGTGGTCGTGGTGGCCCTGGTCGCCGGCGTGACCGTCCTGGTGATCACCAACCGGAGGAAGTCGGGGAAGTACAAGAAGGTGGAGATGAAGGAACTGGGGGAGATGAGAAAGGAACCGAGCTTGTAG